One part of the Streptomyces lydicus genome encodes these proteins:
- a CDS encoding trypsin-like serine peptidase: protein MSRPLAVRARLTLVLTTLLLGLPLAVPPWSPAHAAGTDAPSPGSAAEEYWSPQRMRAAEPAVVRKAAGDTGTARPGAGQGRETGLAADPVPPSHPFEGLPQVGTFFWTDGSNTGRFCGGTVVRSPHRNLVVTAGHCLRSPDPKRHLSFVPQYHDGLKPHGIYPVDRIYLDQRYYDLGTAAGARWDYAVVRLGARADGAEVEEVTGGFDLLPYPGYRHPEVRLIGYPGNSDTTHPEPLDCTSSTHRYTSTDPAAPGDFLEIACAGYIGGTSGGPFLVRDFTGYALIGVIGGYHTGGDFPDVSYSSYFTLDTLALYLHAVRGDTPAGPRQTVPSSD, encoded by the coding sequence ATGAGCAGACCCCTCGCCGTACGCGCCCGCCTCACGCTCGTGCTCACCACCTTGCTTCTCGGCCTGCCGCTCGCCGTCCCGCCCTGGTCGCCGGCGCACGCCGCGGGCACGGACGCCCCGTCGCCCGGCTCGGCGGCGGAGGAGTACTGGAGCCCGCAGCGGATGCGGGCCGCCGAACCGGCCGTCGTCCGCAAGGCTGCCGGGGACACGGGCACGGCGCGGCCGGGCGCCGGACAGGGACGGGAGACCGGCCTCGCGGCGGATCCGGTTCCGCCGAGCCATCCGTTCGAAGGACTCCCGCAGGTCGGCACGTTCTTCTGGACGGACGGCAGCAACACCGGCCGGTTCTGCGGCGGAACGGTGGTCCGCAGCCCCCACCGGAATCTCGTGGTGACCGCCGGACACTGCCTGCGCTCGCCCGACCCCAAGCGTCATCTGTCGTTCGTGCCCCAGTACCACGACGGGCTGAAGCCGCACGGGATCTACCCCGTCGACCGCATCTACCTCGACCAGCGCTACTACGACCTCGGGACGGCGGCTGGCGCCCGCTGGGACTACGCGGTGGTACGGCTGGGGGCGCGCGCGGACGGGGCCGAGGTGGAGGAGGTGACCGGCGGCTTCGACCTGCTCCCCTACCCGGGCTACCGCCACCCGGAGGTCCGGCTGATCGGCTACCCCGGCAACAGCGACACCACCCATCCCGAACCGCTCGACTGCACCTCCTCCACCCACCGGTACACCAGCACCGACCCGGCGGCGCCCGGTGACTTCCTGGAGATCGCCTGCGCCGGCTACATCGGCGGCACCTCCGGCGGTCCGTTCCTGGTACGCGACTTCACCGGCTATGCGCTGATCGGCGTCATCGGCGGCTATCACACGGGCGGCGACTTCCCGGACGTCTCCTACAGCTCGTACTTCACGCTCGACACCCTGGCGCTCTACCTGCACGCGGTGCGCGGCGACACCCCCGCCGGCCCCCGTCAGACCGTGCCCTCCTCGGACTGA
- a CDS encoding glycoside hydrolase family 15 protein, which produces MTTCASLRPSKADEPRYLPIAEHGLIGDMRTAALVGTNGTIDWYCPLRFDAPSVFAAILDADRGGAFELAPDVPARTKQFYFPDTNILITRFFADNGVGEVQDFMPIVDDSREADRHRLIRRVLCVRGSLPFTVRVAPRFDYGRQTHTVRTEQGHTVFDSPDLSLALTSSVPVEIYGPDARGAFTLHEGQSAVFALDRIGGGLKPRACAVMEAEELFGATVRYWRSWLSHSRYRGRWREMVHRSALTLKLLTYAPTGALVAAPTTSLPEQIGGERNWDYRYAWVRDAAFCIYALLRLGFTDEARAFAHFLSENICLQTGPDGPLQIMYGIDGRSEIPESELTHLEGHLGSAPVRIGNDAVAQLQLDIYGALIDSLYLYDKWGEPLSSAHWDTVGMLVNWVCDNWDQPDEGIWETRSKAQKFLYSRLMCWVAIERATRIAHHRGLPADLLRWAETRDAIYRRIMERGWSEKRKAFVQHEGEDVLDAAVLMMPLAKFISPTDPKWLSTLDALGEELVSDSLVYRYDPRRSPDGLRGEEGTFSICSFWYVEALSRAGRVDEARLAFEKMLTYANHLGLYAEEIGRTGEQTGNFPQAFTHLALISAAFNLDRALG; this is translated from the coding sequence ATGACCACCTGCGCGAGCCTCCGCCCCAGCAAGGCGGACGAGCCCCGCTACCTGCCCATCGCCGAGCACGGCCTGATCGGCGACATGCGGACCGCCGCGCTGGTCGGGACGAACGGCACCATCGACTGGTACTGCCCCTTGCGCTTCGACGCCCCCAGCGTCTTCGCGGCCATCCTGGACGCCGACCGCGGCGGGGCCTTCGAGCTCGCCCCGGACGTGCCCGCCCGGACGAAGCAGTTCTACTTCCCCGACACCAACATCCTGATCACCCGGTTCTTCGCCGACAACGGCGTCGGTGAGGTGCAGGACTTCATGCCGATCGTCGACGACTCGCGCGAGGCGGACCGGCACCGTCTGATCAGGCGCGTGCTGTGCGTCCGCGGGTCGCTGCCGTTCACCGTACGGGTGGCGCCCCGGTTCGACTACGGCAGGCAGACGCACACCGTACGGACCGAGCAGGGCCACACGGTCTTCGACTCCCCGGACCTCTCGCTGGCCCTGACCTCCAGCGTCCCGGTCGAGATCTACGGACCGGACGCCCGGGGCGCCTTCACCTTGCACGAGGGCCAGTCGGCGGTCTTCGCGCTGGACCGGATCGGCGGCGGGCTGAAGCCCCGGGCCTGCGCGGTCATGGAGGCGGAGGAGCTGTTCGGGGCCACGGTGCGGTACTGGCGCTCATGGCTGTCGCACTCCCGCTACCGGGGACGCTGGCGGGAGATGGTGCACCGCTCCGCGCTCACCCTCAAACTGCTGACCTACGCACCCACCGGTGCCCTGGTGGCCGCCCCCACCACCAGCCTGCCGGAACAGATCGGTGGCGAGCGGAACTGGGACTACCGCTACGCCTGGGTGCGCGACGCCGCGTTCTGCATCTACGCGCTGCTCAGACTCGGCTTCACCGACGAGGCCCGGGCCTTCGCGCACTTCCTGTCCGAGAACATCTGCCTGCAGACCGGTCCCGACGGACCGTTGCAGATCATGTACGGCATCGACGGCCGCAGCGAGATCCCCGAGAGCGAACTGACCCACCTCGAGGGCCACTTGGGTTCCGCCCCGGTACGGATCGGCAATGACGCGGTCGCCCAGCTCCAACTGGACATCTACGGCGCCCTCATCGACTCCCTCTACCTCTACGACAAATGGGGGGAGCCGCTGTCCAGCGCCCACTGGGACACCGTCGGCATGCTCGTGAACTGGGTGTGCGACAACTGGGACCAGCCCGACGAAGGCATCTGGGAAACCCGGAGCAAGGCCCAGAAGTTCCTCTACTCGCGGCTGATGTGCTGGGTCGCGATCGAGCGGGCGACGCGGATCGCCCACCACCGCGGCCTGCCGGCGGACCTGCTCCGCTGGGCGGAGACCCGGGACGCGATCTACCGGCGGATCATGGAACGTGGCTGGTCCGAGAAGCGCAAGGCGTTCGTCCAGCACGAGGGCGAGGACGTGCTCGACGCCGCCGTCCTGATGATGCCGCTGGCCAAGTTCATCTCGCCCACCGATCCGAAGTGGCTCTCCACCCTGGACGCGCTGGGTGAGGAGCTGGTGTCCGACTCGCTGGTCTACCGCTACGACCCGCGCCGGAGCCCGGACGGGCTGCGCGGCGAGGAGGGCACCTTCTCGATCTGCTCGTTCTGGTACGTCGAGGCACTCTCCCGGGCCGGCCGGGTGGACGAGGCGCGGCTCGCCTTCGAGAAGATGCTGACCTACGCCAATCACCTCGGCCTCTACGCGGAGGAGATCGGCCGCACCGGCGAGCAGACGGGGAACTTCCCCCAGGCGTTCACCCACCTGGCACTCATCAGCGCCGCCTTCAATCTGGACCGGGCACTGGGCTGA
- a CDS encoding purine-cytosine permease family protein: MIIDESAFRGRMPARAGDLAVERHGIEPVPENNRYGKPARLFTVWFAPNLTMTGVFTGTVGVSLGLDFWTALTAMVLGTLLGALPAAYLCTWGSRTGTGQLPLSRLAFGAGVVLPGVTQWLSSVAWDALIGLFGGEALAQLLGWPFWLGALVILLLQGVVGVFGYEVLHRLQTVMTFVLGAAFLVIGGKLLSGVPLPATGSAHGADRLGAFVLTSTIALSLALSWAPYASDFSRYLPAGTSRPRMFWYSLLGMVLSFAWVQTLGLWGAELFTDQTAAGVHGLLGGGALGAFGLLAIAAAAVCSNAMNDYSGSLALQATGLRVPRPLAAAAAAVLGFLLVLWLHAADTTVRFQNLLLFVGYWIPGFVGIVLVDARLRARARRGAPLDIAAELARPQPWWPACTAFVAAFAAAVPFMDTTLYVGPVAAALHGADLAYYVAFLVAVAVYALLRRVAAPAGPTRQTPAAG; encoded by the coding sequence ATGATCATCGATGAGTCCGCCTTCCGTGGGCGGATGCCCGCCCGGGCCGGCGACCTGGCGGTCGAGCGGCACGGGATAGAGCCGGTACCCGAAAACAACCGCTACGGGAAACCTGCCCGGCTTTTCACCGTCTGGTTCGCCCCGAACCTCACCATGACCGGGGTCTTCACCGGCACCGTGGGCGTCTCCCTGGGGCTGGACTTCTGGACGGCCCTGACCGCCATGGTGCTCGGCACCCTCCTCGGCGCGCTGCCGGCCGCCTACCTCTGCACCTGGGGCAGCCGCACCGGGACCGGGCAGCTGCCGCTGTCCCGGCTGGCCTTCGGTGCCGGGGTGGTGCTGCCGGGGGTCACCCAGTGGCTCTCCTCCGTCGCCTGGGACGCGCTCATCGGCCTCTTCGGCGGGGAGGCGCTGGCGCAGCTGCTCGGCTGGCCGTTCTGGCTCGGTGCGCTGGTGATCCTGCTCCTCCAGGGCGTCGTCGGGGTCTTCGGCTACGAGGTCCTGCACCGCCTCCAGACGGTGATGACCTTCGTGCTTGGCGCGGCCTTCCTGGTGATCGGCGGCAAACTGCTGTCCGGTGTCCCGCTGCCCGCGACGGGCTCGGCGCACGGGGCCGACCGCCTCGGCGCCTTCGTCCTGACCAGCACCATCGCGCTCAGCCTGGCACTGTCGTGGGCGCCGTACGCCTCGGACTTCAGCCGCTATCTGCCGGCCGGCACGTCCCGGCCCCGGATGTTCTGGTACTCCCTGCTCGGCATGGTGCTCTCCTTCGCCTGGGTCCAGACGCTGGGGCTGTGGGGGGCCGAGCTGTTCACCGACCAGACCGCCGCGGGGGTGCACGGCCTGCTGGGCGGCGGTGCCCTGGGCGCCTTCGGGCTGCTGGCCATCGCCGCCGCGGCGGTGTGCAGCAACGCCATGAACGACTACAGCGGCTCGCTGGCCCTGCAGGCGACCGGCCTGCGGGTTCCCCGGCCGCTCGCCGCCGCGGCCGCGGCCGTCCTCGGCTTCCTGCTGGTCCTGTGGCTGCACGCGGCGGACACCACGGTCCGCTTCCAGAACCTGCTGCTGTTCGTCGGCTACTGGATCCCCGGGTTCGTGGGCATCGTGCTGGTCGACGCGCGGCTGCGGGCCCGGGCACGGCGGGGCGCACCGCTCGACATCGCCGCGGAACTCGCCCGGCCGCAGCCGTGGTGGCCCGCGTGTACCGCATTCGTCGCCGCCTTCGCCGCGGCCGTGCCCTTCATGGACACGACCCTGTACGTCGGGCCGGTGGCGGCGGCGCTGCACGGCGCGGACCTCGCCTACTACGTGGCCTTCCTCGTGGCGGTGGCGGTCTACGCCCTCCTGCGGCGCGTGGCGGCGCCGGCCGGCCCCACGCGCCAGACGCCCGCCGCCGGCTGA
- a CDS encoding CPBP family intramembrane glutamic endopeptidase: MATKEKKDTMDTGPAWRAWGRALLGGAVMAAALGTGNALGEALVRALDMTGYPAQLLPAALVSALAVPVVLALRAGRPGSGRPLGLGTPAAAAHGFARGLAVTTACAALVLGGGTAAGWVRWSGPDPAALVSFLAGNALVAVLLEALPEETTLRGYAWASLRDRFGGALSALGTTLVFLLVPAASTVVQAGVAHAVGVPAPPMGLAPAGQDPVAYLVLLSVFGLTLIAARTAPGRAPLWAAIGTHVAFLSVNRVVFEGGRRDAGWSAHVSTVHAAILELGYLAATAAVFAGARLLTSRGRAPASGPRVRAAAAWLLPVLPSGPRATASGGRRVQPSAATTYSVGVWAGTGARLVPPVRVLSRASAPPPGTVSRARPAAGTRRSPGTRRSPGTRRG; this comes from the coding sequence ATGGCCACGAAGGAGAAGAAGGACACGATGGACACCGGGCCCGCGTGGCGGGCCTGGGGGAGGGCGCTGCTCGGCGGCGCGGTGATGGCGGCCGCGCTGGGGACGGGCAACGCCCTGGGCGAAGCGCTGGTCAGGGCGCTCGACATGACCGGCTACCCGGCGCAGTTGCTGCCCGCCGCGCTGGTCAGCGCACTGGCCGTACCCGTCGTGCTGGCGTTACGGGCCGGGCGGCCGGGCAGCGGACGGCCACTGGGCCTCGGGACGCCCGCCGCCGCGGCGCACGGCTTCGCCCGCGGCCTCGCCGTCACCACGGCGTGTGCGGCCCTGGTGCTGGGCGGCGGCACGGCGGCCGGCTGGGTCCGGTGGTCCGGGCCGGACCCCGCGGCGCTGGTGTCGTTCCTGGCGGGCAACGCCCTGGTGGCGGTGCTGCTGGAGGCGCTGCCGGAGGAGACGACGTTGCGCGGCTACGCGTGGGCGTCGCTGCGTGACCGGTTCGGCGGGGCGCTCTCCGCCCTGGGCACCACCCTGGTCTTCCTGCTGGTGCCGGCCGCCTCGACCGTGGTGCAGGCCGGGGTCGCCCACGCGGTGGGGGTGCCGGCGCCGCCGATGGGCCTGGCGCCGGCCGGGCAGGACCCCGTCGCCTATTTGGTGCTGCTCTCGGTCTTCGGCCTCACGCTGATCGCGGCACGAACCGCGCCGGGGAGGGCCCCGCTGTGGGCGGCGATCGGCACCCACGTGGCCTTCCTGAGCGTCAACCGCGTGGTGTTCGAGGGCGGCCGCCGGGACGCGGGCTGGTCGGCCCACGTGTCCACGGTGCACGCCGCGATCCTCGAACTGGGTTACCTGGCGGCCACCGCGGCGGTCTTCGCCGGGGCGCGGCTGCTGACGTCCCGCGGGCGCGCCCCGGCGTCCGGCCCGCGGGTCCGCGCGGCCGCGGCATGGCTCCTGCCGGTGCTGCCGTCCGGTCCGCGCGCCACGGCATCCGGCGGGCGCCGCGTCCAGCCCTCCGCGGCGACCACCTACAGCGTCGGCGTGTGGGCCGGGACCGGCGCGCGACTCGTCCCGCCGGTGCGGGTGCTGTCCCGCGCGTCGGCACCCCCGCCCGGAACCGTCAGCCGCGCCCGGCCGGCCGCAGGCACACGGCGAAGCCCGGGGACCCGGCGAAGCCCGGGAACGCGGCGCGGCTGA
- a CDS encoding DUF4132 domain-containing protein translates to MDELSPHAAQLRAAMAGPQQDTDWSGGLRAACEQLTSQELGALLPDAYRTLADGSAPDHARRVARQVTWSTVSPSFTAATLTALFAALAASPRPTDLRYAAGGLLRCTEPWDEPELAASAAALVEVAPAEPGEYADAALAVAALAGPETEQAFADRLRTVHADSPLRLAEIEAILATGPRDRAALGEDRRYGPHSGDWPPLPDPEAGRAADALHAELARHVMFSAATRLAALHAGEFPYVADQVFTAADADTLRRAARLALRRDEPWAGEVFSTLLPQLAVAPTAAKTLPSQSACIALAQAVEAWPTPESVAALREARRVVRHAGVTKKLDRLLRRAERNLGRRPEAALRLPDLGLGPEGSRRLPCGDHTAVLTVTDEATLTWERADGRALKSLPAAARRDHPDQVTAARDLLGKARAQIRTLTRALEGGYLAGAVHRYDRWRDALATHPVARGTARRLIWEVEHAPGEWRAFLPAADPADHPDPVPAPSAAVRLWHPARATPAERDLWRDRIAGLPWQQPFRQAYREHYRAPESGHSTTMFQGHLVRIEVVLGLAVRQGWNIDDDVLALPLDGCTAWLGIAGSLYPGAAGWAEAGEVTLRRADGSPQPLAEIDAVRLSEVLRSVDLLISAGSFAWCATHAHDSDSRQQLHRLYAQPLGRTAQLRRAALRRILADHLASGRMELDERHLRLDGHDIHLATGRVTRSGDPVEITLPTGRQAVPLPFLPYDEPLLERVVRTAAHLMEREGAAAHS, encoded by the coding sequence ATGGACGAACTGTCACCACACGCCGCGCAGTTGCGTGCCGCGATGGCCGGACCGCAGCAGGACACCGACTGGTCCGGCGGCCTCCGGGCCGCCTGCGAGCAGCTGACCTCCCAGGAGCTGGGCGCGCTCCTGCCGGATGCGTACCGCACGCTCGCCGACGGGAGTGCTCCCGACCACGCCCGGCGCGTCGCCCGCCAGGTGACCTGGAGCACGGTGTCCCCGTCCTTCACCGCCGCCACCCTCACCGCTCTCTTCGCCGCGCTGGCCGCCTCCCCGCGCCCCACCGATCTCCGCTACGCCGCGGGCGGGTTGCTGCGCTGCACCGAACCCTGGGACGAGCCGGAGCTCGCCGCCTCCGCGGCGGCCCTGGTGGAGGTGGCGCCGGCCGAGCCAGGCGAGTACGCGGACGCCGCGCTGGCGGTGGCCGCCCTGGCCGGCCCGGAGACCGAGCAGGCGTTCGCGGACCGGCTGCGTACGGTCCACGCCGACAGCCCGCTGCGGCTCGCGGAGATCGAGGCGATCCTCGCGACCGGACCGCGTGACCGGGCGGCGCTCGGCGAGGACCGAAGGTACGGCCCCCACTCGGGCGACTGGCCGCCCCTGCCGGATCCGGAAGCGGGACGGGCGGCCGACGCGCTCCACGCCGAACTGGCCCGCCACGTGATGTTTTCCGCCGCCACCCGGCTCGCCGCCCTGCACGCCGGAGAGTTTCCGTACGTCGCCGACCAGGTCTTCACCGCGGCCGACGCGGACACCCTGCGGCGCGCCGCCCGGCTGGCGCTGCGCCGCGACGAGCCATGGGCCGGGGAGGTCTTCAGCACCCTGCTGCCCCAGCTCGCGGTCGCCCCGACCGCCGCCAAGACCCTGCCCTCGCAAAGCGCCTGTATCGCCCTCGCACAGGCCGTCGAGGCATGGCCGACCCCGGAATCCGTCGCCGCGCTGCGCGAGGCCCGCCGCGTCGTCCGGCACGCCGGGGTCACCAAGAAACTCGATCGCCTGCTGCGCCGCGCCGAACGCAACCTCGGCCGACGCCCGGAGGCCGCGCTCCGCCTCCCGGACCTCGGCCTCGGCCCCGAGGGCAGCCGCCGACTCCCGTGCGGCGACCACACCGCCGTGCTCACCGTCACCGACGAAGCCACGCTCACCTGGGAACGGGCCGACGGCCGCGCCCTGAAGTCCCTCCCGGCCGCCGCCCGCCGCGACCACCCCGACCAGGTCACGGCCGCACGCGACCTGCTGGGCAAGGCCCGCGCCCAGATACGCACCCTGACCCGCGCACTGGAGGGCGGCTACCTCGCGGGAGCCGTGCACCGCTACGACCGCTGGCGCGACGCCCTGGCCACCCACCCCGTGGCCCGGGGTACCGCCCGTCGTCTCATCTGGGAGGTCGAGCACGCGCCGGGGGAGTGGCGGGCATTCCTGCCCGCGGCCGACCCGGCGGACCACCCCGATCCCGTTCCCGCCCCGTCCGCCGCCGTCCGCCTCTGGCACCCGGCCCGCGCCACGCCGGCCGAGCGGGACCTCTGGCGTGACCGGATCGCGGGCCTCCCATGGCAACAGCCGTTCCGCCAGGCATACCGAGAGCACTACCGGGCCCCGGAGTCCGGCCACTCCACCACCATGTTCCAGGGCCATCTGGTCCGGATCGAAGTGGTCCTCGGACTGGCCGTGCGCCAGGGCTGGAACATCGACGACGACGTGCTCGCCCTGCCGCTCGACGGGTGCACCGCGTGGCTCGGCATCGCCGGGAGCCTCTACCCGGGGGCCGCGGGCTGGGCGGAGGCCGGGGAGGTCACCCTCCGCCGTGCGGACGGCAGTCCGCAGCCACTGGCCGAGATCGACGCCGTCCGGCTGTCGGAGGTCCTGCGCTCCGTCGACCTCCTCATCAGCGCCGGCAGCTTCGCCTGGTGCGCCACCCACGCCCACGACTCCGACAGCCGGCAGCAGCTCCACCGCCTGTACGCCCAACCCCTCGGCCGAACCGCGCAGTTGCGGCGGGCGGCGCTGCGCCGCATCCTCGCCGATCATCTCGCCTCCGGTCGTATGGAGCTGGACGAACGGCACCTGCGACTCGACGGACACGACATCCACCTGGCCACCGGCCGGGTCACGAGGTCCGGTGACCCGGTCGAGATCACGCTCCCCACGGGCCGTCAGGCCGTCCCACTGCCTTTTCTGCCCTATGACGAACCGTTGCTGGAACGCGTCGTCCGTACCGCGGCCCACCTGATGGAGCGGGAGGGGGCGGCAGCACACTCCTGA
- a CDS encoding aminoglycoside phosphotransferase family protein, with amino-acid sequence MHADEAAIDLSLVRRLLGAQFPQWADRPLARVDSAGTSNAMYRLGADMVVRLPRVAGAAGDVAKEHRWLPRLAPALPTAVPLPLGKGEPAAGYPFPWSVYSWLAGENPVVGRIAEPGLLAEDLAAFLAALHGVDPAGGPPSYRSEPLVARDAATRDALGALPGEVDAGAATAVWQAALRAPERSGPAVWIHADLQPGNLLTTGGRLGAVIDFGCLGVGDPAVDLIVAWYVLPAAGRRVLRAAVAADDAAWARGRGWALSVALMELRYYRDTNPRMAAIARHVLRELLAGDGVDAG; translated from the coding sequence ATGCACGCCGACGAGGCGGCCATCGACCTGTCCTTGGTGCGCCGGCTGCTCGGTGCGCAGTTCCCGCAGTGGGCGGACCGGCCGCTCGCACGCGTCGATTCCGCCGGCACCTCCAACGCCATGTACCGGCTCGGTGCGGACATGGTCGTACGGCTCCCGCGGGTGGCGGGGGCCGCCGGTGACGTGGCGAAGGAGCACCGGTGGCTGCCGCGTCTCGCACCGGCGCTGCCCACGGCCGTTCCGCTGCCGCTGGGCAAGGGCGAACCGGCTGCGGGATACCCCTTTCCCTGGTCGGTCTACAGCTGGCTGGCGGGCGAGAACCCGGTCGTCGGCCGCATCGCCGAACCCGGGCTGCTGGCCGAGGACCTGGCCGCGTTCCTCGCCGCGTTGCACGGGGTCGACCCGGCGGGCGGGCCTCCTTCGTACCGCAGCGAACCTCTCGTGGCGCGTGATGCCGCCACGCGTGACGCGCTCGGCGCCCTGCCTGGCGAGGTCGACGCCGGCGCCGCGACGGCCGTGTGGCAGGCGGCGCTGCGGGCCCCGGAACGGTCCGGACCGGCCGTCTGGATCCACGCCGATCTGCAGCCGGGGAATCTGCTGACCACCGGGGGCCGGCTCGGTGCCGTCATCGACTTCGGCTGCCTGGGGGTGGGCGATCCCGCGGTCGACCTGATCGTGGCGTGGTACGTGCTGCCCGCCGCGGGGCGTCGGGTCCTCCGTGCCGCCGTGGCAGCCGATGACGCGGCGTGGGCGCGGGGGCGCGGCTGGGCACTGTCGGTCGCGCTGATGGAGCTGCGTTACTACCGGGACACCAACCCGAGGATGGCGGCCATCGCCCGCCACGTCCTCCGTGAACTCCTCGCCGGAGACGGGGTGGACGCCGGGTGA
- a CDS encoding M64 family metallopeptidase has protein sequence MHRRTSEHTPEGRDPADTVSGRGTRRASRRRLSLRTAVAAGLALAALGAATAAAATADGASPASSAPSQAHRTQRVEYFPGASGHPRHTTVPASKPLSPSAKSAITAGDGDVTPIVQNGPVGSKLDVVFIGDGYTAAQQEDFHADVRAKWARITAVEPYASYTGLFNVWAVDAVSNDSGVSGDPTKDVVRDTALDSAFFCDGTERLLCVDTGKVESYASKAPAADLVVVLSNSTKYGGAGYNDISSQVGYDGIATASSDNDQSDQIAVHETGHSLGKLADEYAYGESGTYTGPEPAQANLSTLSAEQMAAQQQKWYRWMGQASPDGGQVGAYEGGGYYEHGLNRPTDNSIMRTLGREFNLPGREAMIAGFYRFASVLSSPVAGDRVQHRGDRIRVGVPASAQVRWYVDGRERRAARGKSSVVPRTLGVPADGRRHTVTARATDRTDAVRDPALRTRLSSSLSWRIAP, from the coding sequence ATGCACAGACGTACCTCCGAGCACACCCCCGAAGGCCGCGACCCCGCGGACACCGTCTCCGGGCGCGGCACCCGGCGCGCGTCCCGTCGTCGTCTCTCGCTGCGGACCGCCGTGGCCGCCGGCCTGGCGCTGGCGGCACTCGGTGCGGCGACCGCCGCCGCGGCCACGGCCGACGGCGCGTCCCCCGCCTCGTCCGCGCCCTCGCAGGCCCACCGCACGCAGCGCGTCGAGTACTTCCCCGGCGCGTCCGGCCATCCCCGGCACACCACCGTCCCGGCCTCCAAACCGCTGTCGCCGTCGGCCAAGTCAGCGATCACGGCCGGCGACGGCGACGTCACACCGATCGTGCAGAACGGCCCCGTCGGCAGCAAACTCGACGTGGTCTTCATCGGTGACGGCTACACGGCCGCCCAGCAGGAGGACTTCCACGCCGACGTCCGCGCCAAGTGGGCCAGGATCACCGCCGTCGAGCCCTACGCCTCCTACACCGGCCTGTTCAACGTCTGGGCGGTCGACGCGGTCTCCAACGACTCCGGCGTCTCCGGCGACCCCACCAAGGACGTGGTCCGCGACACCGCCCTGGACTCCGCCTTCTTCTGCGACGGCACCGAGCGGCTGCTGTGCGTCGACACCGGCAAGGTCGAGTCGTACGCCTCCAAGGCCCCGGCCGCGGACCTCGTCGTGGTGCTCTCCAACTCCACCAAGTACGGCGGCGCCGGCTACAACGACATCTCCTCGCAGGTGGGTTACGACGGGATCGCCACCGCCTCCTCCGACAACGACCAGTCCGACCAGATAGCGGTGCACGAGACCGGCCACTCCCTCGGCAAGCTCGCCGACGAGTACGCCTACGGGGAGTCCGGCACCTACACCGGGCCGGAACCGGCACAGGCCAACCTCAGCACGCTCTCCGCCGAGCAGATGGCCGCTCAGCAGCAGAAGTGGTACCGCTGGATGGGCCAGGCGTCGCCGGACGGCGGGCAGGTCGGCGCCTACGAGGGCGGCGGCTACTACGAGCACGGGCTCAACCGCCCCACCGACAACTCGATCATGCGCACGCTGGGCCGTGAGTTCAACCTGCCCGGCCGTGAGGCGATGATCGCGGGCTTCTACCGCTTCGCGAGCGTGCTGAGCAGCCCGGTGGCCGGCGACCGCGTGCAGCACCGCGGGGACCGGATCCGTGTCGGCGTGCCGGCGTCCGCCCAGGTGAGGTGGTACGTCGACGGCCGGGAGCGCAGGGCCGCACGGGGCAAGTCGTCGGTCGTGCCTCGCACCTTGGGGGTGCCGGCCGACGGCCGCCGGCACACCGTCACCGCCCGCGCCACCGACCGCACCGACGCGGTCCGCGACCCGGCACTGCGGACCCGGCTCTCGTCGTCGCTGAGCTGGCGGATAGCCCCGTAA